In Pseudofrankia saprophytica, one genomic interval encodes:
- a CDS encoding CbtB domain-containing protein, producing MSTNAPVVEAHDRAISSPVTSRALWLGGVLILSLLLYYFIGIDQGATSLFGQDSHIHEFVHDARHFLGFPCH from the coding sequence GTGAGTACCAACGCGCCTGTGGTCGAGGCACACGACCGAGCTATCTCCTCGCCCGTCACCTCACGAGCACTATGGCTCGGGGGCGTCCTCATTCTTTCGCTCCTGCTGTACTACTTCATCGGTATCGACCAGGGCGCGACGTCGCTGTTCGGTCAGGACAGCCACATCCATGAGTTCGTGCACGACGCGCGGCACTTCCTCGGCTTCCCCTGCCACTGA
- a CDS encoding MFS transporter: MSMFEASEALPASGTSPAGGGPEARQTPRPGELPVRPGELAPRPAGLPWSGLLALTATAFTAVVTELLPAGLLTSVSADLHVSRSSVGFLVSGYAAASCLAAVPLAALLRGFRRRPVLVGALAAFALSNAVIALSGSYPLTFVARLLAGAAGGVSWGMLAGYAARMVPAERQGRAIAVVLAGITVATAVGIPAGAALAAILGWRASFAVLAALALVLVVWVLRRVPDFPGEPATARLPLRRVLVTPGLRPVFAVTLFLLLGHQAVYTYIAPLAEWSRFGDTGLALFVFGGATVLGVWAAGLLVDRHPSAMLLVALGLIAAAMLVLGVFGRAPAVLLVSIAVWGAAYGAAPTLLQAAVVNACGAEKADVATSVQATVFNLGIAGGSLTGGIVLERSGAGTLPWVALALVAAAMTAAARARRSATIRPALAGGTG; this comes from the coding sequence ATGTCCATGTTCGAGGCATCTGAGGCCCTGCCGGCGAGTGGGACGTCGCCGGCCGGCGGCGGGCCTGAGGCCAGACAGACGCCACGGCCGGGGGAGCTGCCGGTCCGGCCGGGGGAGCTGGCGCCCCGGCCGGCCGGGCTTCCCTGGTCCGGGCTGCTCGCGCTCACGGCGACGGCCTTCACCGCCGTGGTGACCGAGCTGCTGCCGGCCGGGCTGCTGACCAGCGTGAGCGCGGACCTGCACGTGTCCCGATCCAGCGTCGGGTTCCTGGTCAGCGGCTATGCGGCCGCCTCGTGCCTGGCGGCCGTGCCGCTTGCCGCCCTCCTGCGGGGCTTTCGCCGCCGTCCGGTGCTGGTTGGCGCGCTCGCTGCGTTCGCGCTCTCCAACGCTGTCATCGCGCTGTCTGGCAGCTATCCGCTCACCTTCGTCGCTCGGCTGCTGGCCGGCGCGGCGGGCGGCGTGAGCTGGGGAATGCTCGCCGGCTACGCCGCCAGGATGGTTCCGGCCGAACGCCAGGGCCGGGCGATCGCCGTCGTCCTCGCCGGCATCACGGTCGCGACCGCGGTGGGCATTCCGGCTGGCGCGGCACTCGCCGCGATCCTCGGCTGGCGTGCCAGCTTCGCCGTGCTCGCCGCGCTGGCGCTGGTTCTCGTGGTCTGGGTGCTGCGGCGCGTTCCTGACTTCCCGGGGGAGCCGGCCACAGCGCGCCTCCCGTTGCGGCGGGTCCTCGTCACTCCTGGCCTGCGTCCCGTGTTCGCGGTGACCCTGTTCCTGCTGCTGGGCCACCAGGCGGTGTACACGTACATCGCGCCTCTGGCCGAGTGGTCGCGATTCGGCGACACCGGCCTGGCCCTGTTCGTCTTCGGCGGCGCGACCGTCCTCGGAGTGTGGGCCGCCGGCCTGCTGGTGGACCGGCACCCGAGCGCGATGCTGCTGGTCGCACTCGGTCTCATCGCGGCCGCGATGCTCGTGCTCGGAGTGTTCGGGCGCGCGCCGGCGGTCCTGCTCGTCTCCATCGCCGTCTGGGGCGCGGCGTACGGCGCGGCGCCGACGCTGCTGCAGGCGGCGGTGGTCAACGCCTGCGGCGCCGAGAAGGCCGACGTCGCCACCTCCGTGCAGGCCACCGTGTTCAACCTCGGTATCGCGGGCGGCTCGCTGACCGGCGGCATCGTGCTCGAGCGGTCCGGGGCGGGGACCCTGCCGTGGGTCGCGCTCGCGCTGGTCGCCGCGGCCATGACGGCCGCCGCACGTGCACGTCGAAGCGCGACCATCCGCCCAGCCCTGGCCGGCGGCACCGGCTGA
- a CDS encoding carboxymuconolactone decarboxylase family protein — protein MKLTVHTTESAPVDAAPLLRGIADDLGIVPHLAGTMASSPALLAGFDGMRRALGTARLPLREREVAGLAVGVAVDNAYGVAFHSTMLDRLDIDVADIAAMRDGREPAEPRDAAVYALARSLAVGRGRVDDAVLDRAAAAGLDDGLILDVVLETAFAGLVGLVDNLADRVELDGFLRRWESGDQHASSASGSGMVEI, from the coding sequence ATGAAGCTCACCGTCCACACCACCGAATCCGCTCCCGTCGACGCCGCGCCGCTGCTACGAGGCATCGCCGACGACCTCGGCATCGTCCCCCACCTGGCCGGCACGATGGCCAGCTCTCCGGCTCTGCTCGCCGGGTTCGACGGGATGCGCCGCGCCCTCGGGACGGCCCGGCTTCCGCTGCGGGAACGCGAGGTGGCCGGCCTCGCCGTGGGCGTCGCCGTCGACAACGCGTACGGCGTCGCCTTCCACTCGACGATGCTGGACCGGCTCGACATCGACGTCGCGGACATCGCCGCGATGCGCGACGGCCGCGAGCCGGCCGAGCCGCGCGACGCCGCGGTGTACGCGCTCGCCCGTTCCCTCGCTGTCGGCCGCGGCAGGGTCGATGACGCGGTCCTGGACCGGGCAGCCGCGGCCGGCCTCGACGACGGCCTGATCCTCGACGTCGTCCTCGAAACCGCCTTCGCGGGCCTCGTCGGCCTCGTCGACAACCTCGCCGACCGGGTCGAGCTGGACGGTTTCCTTCGCCGATGGGAGTCGGGCGACCAGCACGCCAGCTCCGCAAGTGGCTCCGGCATGGTCGAAATCTGA
- a CDS encoding cysteine hydrolase family protein, translating to MTSAPLTVSARPYDFTFDPATTALVVIDMQRDFMEPGGFGESLGNDVSQLRSTIEPLTAVFAAARAAGLTVIHTREGHKPDLSDLPPAKLNRGNAALKIGDVGPKGRILIRGEYGQDIIDELAPIEGEIVIDKPGKGAFYATSFGEILAEKGIKSLVVTGVTTEVCVHTTVREANDRGYECLVLSDCVGSYFPEFQRVALEMIAAQGGIFGWVAPSAAFIDALAPLSAASAAQ from the coding sequence ATGACGAGCGCACCACTCACCGTTTCGGCCCGTCCATACGACTTCACCTTTGATCCAGCCACGACGGCCCTCGTCGTCATCGACATGCAGCGTGACTTCATGGAGCCGGGCGGCTTCGGTGAAAGCCTCGGCAACGACGTGTCCCAGCTGCGGAGCACCATCGAGCCACTGACGGCGGTCTTCGCCGCCGCCCGTGCCGCCGGCCTGACCGTCATACACACCCGGGAAGGCCACAAGCCGGATCTCTCGGACCTGCCCCCGGCCAAGCTGAACCGGGGGAACGCGGCCCTGAAAATCGGCGACGTCGGCCCGAAGGGGCGAATTCTCATTCGCGGCGAGTACGGCCAGGACATCATCGACGAACTCGCGCCGATCGAGGGTGAGATCGTCATCGACAAGCCCGGCAAGGGTGCCTTCTACGCCACGTCGTTCGGCGAGATCCTGGCCGAGAAGGGCATAAAGAGCCTCGTCGTCACCGGGGTCACGACCGAGGTGTGCGTGCACACGACGGTCCGGGAGGCCAACGACCGCGGGTACGAGTGCCTGGTCCTGTCCGACTGCGTCGGCAGCTACTTCCCGGAGTTCCAGCGGGTCGCCCTCGAGATGATCGCCGCGCAGGGCGGAATCTTCGGCTGGGTCGCGCCGTCGGCCGCGTTCATCGACGCGCTCGCGCCCCTCTCGGCGGCGTCCGCGGCCCAGTGA
- a CDS encoding sulfotransferase family protein, which yields MHANELLTAAVDSTGLSDFGDDEIFGGDGWRDGLARLIDDLPGARFNELGHLALGIEMGAYLSRRLRIVDYHRANPQIRDRDITPPVIIVGQARTGTTLLHDALAQDSAHRVPMTWEVEQPVPPPRTETYETDPRITEAEELYAVTDTLIPGFRTIHQIGGRLAQECGRIMGTAFISTIFPYQYHVPGYMHWWLHDAVRDGHIAGAYVWHRRFLEVLQSEHRGQRWLIKWPSHIWTLPQLMAQYPNALLVQTHRDVARLVASNTSLSAALRSLHSDQVDREETAALFAELLVDGVERSLDARLDGTVPADQVIDIQFADLMADPMATVRAIYDRFGFELSPQTEARMATFIQGNKRETSGHRYAFADTGLDLADVRARTARYTKYFKVAEEDV from the coding sequence GTGCACGCAAACGAGCTGCTCACAGCGGCTGTAGACAGCACCGGGCTGTCCGACTTCGGCGACGACGAGATCTTCGGCGGGGACGGGTGGCGGGACGGCCTTGCCCGGCTGATCGACGATCTTCCCGGAGCACGGTTCAACGAGCTGGGGCACCTGGCCCTGGGGATCGAGATGGGCGCCTACCTCAGCCGCCGGCTGCGGATCGTGGACTACCACCGCGCCAACCCACAGATCCGGGACCGCGACATCACCCCGCCGGTGATCATCGTGGGACAGGCCCGCACCGGCACCACGCTGCTGCATGACGCCCTCGCCCAGGACAGCGCGCATCGGGTGCCGATGACCTGGGAGGTCGAGCAGCCGGTGCCGCCGCCGCGGACCGAGACCTACGAGACCGACCCCCGCATCACCGAGGCCGAAGAGCTCTACGCCGTCACCGACACGCTCATCCCGGGCTTCCGCACGATCCACCAGATCGGCGGACGGCTCGCGCAGGAATGCGGCCGGATCATGGGTACCGCGTTCATCAGCACGATCTTCCCCTACCAGTACCACGTGCCCGGATACATGCACTGGTGGCTGCACGACGCCGTCAGGGACGGCCACATCGCCGGCGCGTACGTCTGGCACCGGCGTTTTCTCGAGGTGCTGCAGAGCGAGCACCGCGGCCAGCGCTGGCTGATCAAATGGCCGTCGCACATCTGGACGCTGCCGCAGCTGATGGCGCAGTACCCGAACGCGCTGCTCGTGCAGACCCACCGCGACGTGGCGAGGCTGGTCGCCTCCAACACCAGCCTGTCCGCCGCGCTGCGCAGCCTGCACTCCGACCAGGTCGACCGGGAGGAGACCGCGGCGCTGTTCGCCGAACTGCTCGTCGACGGGGTGGAACGCTCCCTGGACGCCCGGCTCGACGGGACCGTGCCGGCCGACCAGGTCATCGACATCCAGTTCGCCGACCTCATGGCCGACCCGATGGCGACCGTGCGGGCGATCTACGACCGCTTCGGCTTCGAGCTGAGCCCCCAGACCGAGGCCCGGATGGCCACATTCATCCAGGGCAACAAGCGGGAGACGAGCGGGCACCGTTACGCCTTCGCCGACACCGGCCTGGACCTCGCTGACGTCCGGGCCCGCACAGCCCGGTACACCAAGTACTTCAAGGTCGCCGAGGAGGACGTGTAG
- a CDS encoding IS982 family transposase, translated as MTQDLETLLTALYVKIDDRIGGRRRTGRPPTLSDSELVCLAVAQALLGHHSEARWLRYARRHLTGMFPYLPGQSGYNRRLKTALPLVKEAIRAVAVDSDFWFDNHWITDATPVPCGMSRPTVKRSEMAGWAGYGYCASHSRFYWGLKLYLVCTPTGMPVLWALANPKIGEREVLAAMLDHDAALIAERDRILLIADKGFASNDLEAALSEQRIDLLRPHRKDETARNGEPMLKKVRQLIESVNDTLKGQLDLEQHGGRTFEGVAVRVAQRLLAMAAAIWHNNKTAAPVTRSLIAYDH; from the coding sequence GTGACGCAAGACCTGGAAACCCTCCTGACCGCACTCTATGTGAAGATCGACGACCGGATCGGAGGGAGACGACGGACCGGACGGCCACCCACGCTGAGCGACTCCGAACTCGTCTGCCTCGCGGTCGCCCAGGCCCTGCTCGGCCACCACTCCGAGGCCCGCTGGCTGCGCTACGCCCGCAGGCATCTGACCGGGATGTTCCCGTATCTGCCGGGCCAGTCCGGCTACAACCGGCGTCTGAAGACGGCGCTGCCGCTGGTCAAGGAGGCGATCAGGGCGGTCGCGGTCGACAGCGACTTCTGGTTCGACAACCACTGGATCACCGACGCCACCCCCGTCCCGTGCGGGATGTCCCGGCCGACCGTGAAGCGCTCCGAGATGGCCGGCTGGGCCGGCTACGGCTACTGCGCGTCGCACTCCCGGTTCTACTGGGGCCTCAAGCTCTACCTGGTCTGCACCCCGACCGGCATGCCCGTCCTGTGGGCACTGGCCAACCCGAAGATCGGCGAACGGGAGGTGCTCGCCGCGATGCTCGACCACGACGCCGCCCTGATCGCCGAACGAGACCGGATCCTGCTGATCGCGGACAAGGGGTTCGCCTCGAACGACCTCGAGGCGGCACTGTCCGAGCAGCGCATCGACCTGCTCCGTCCGCACCGCAAGGACGAGACGGCGCGCAACGGCGAGCCGATGCTCAAGAAGGTCCGCCAGCTCATCGAGTCGGTCAACGACACCCTCAAGGGCCAACTCGACCTGGAACAACACGGCGGGCGGACCTTCGAGGGCGTCGCGGTCCGCGTCGCCCAGCGCCTACTGGCGATGGCCGCGGCGATCTGGCACAACAACAAGACCGCCGCGCCCGTCACCCGCTCCCTGATCGCCTACGACCACTGA
- a CDS encoding serine hydrolase domain-containing protein: MALPSEELLPSTRRALLHRLAVGQAEGRTPSLVGAVVRGGRLVWTDGRSMIDGHSPDADVQYRIGSITKTFVAVQVMRLRDEGVLDLADPLDRHLPGTTAGSLTIAQLLGHTSGLASETPGPWWERTPGSLRPQLGDVLGQPAVRHPAGRRFHYSNPGFALLGALVSRLRGQPWGEALRQEVLAPLDLTRTAPSPQAPHAGGFAVHPWADVMLPEPLEDTGVMAPAGQLWSTAADLSRWAAFLARGAGGVLGAGTLAEMRRPASEPDEADDWTGSYGLGLELRRQDGQVLYGHTGSMPGFLAALWVSERDDVAAVVLANATSGPAVPLIAADLIQIVAEHEPRIPDPWRPLPTPDPELLALTGLWHWGPAPHLLHLRADRGLELVPYGATGRGARFRAEANGTWTGLDGYYAGETLRVVRAPDGTARHLDIGSFVFTRTPYDPTTDLPGGLAPQGWQTY, translated from the coding sequence ATGGCCTTGCCGTCCGAGGAGCTGTTGCCGAGTACACGCCGCGCGCTGCTGCACCGGCTGGCCGTCGGGCAGGCGGAGGGGCGCACGCCCTCGCTGGTCGGCGCGGTCGTGCGCGGCGGCCGACTCGTCTGGACCGACGGCCGGAGCATGATCGACGGGCACAGCCCGGACGCCGACGTCCAGTACCGGATCGGCTCGATCACGAAGACCTTCGTCGCGGTGCAGGTCATGCGCTTGCGTGACGAGGGCGTGCTGGACCTGGCGGACCCGCTGGACCGTCACCTTCCCGGCACCACGGCCGGGTCGCTGACGATCGCCCAGCTGCTCGGCCACACCTCTGGCCTCGCGTCCGAGACCCCGGGCCCCTGGTGGGAACGCACCCCGGGATCGCTGCGGCCACAGCTTGGTGACGTGCTCGGCCAGCCGGCGGTACGCCACCCGGCGGGCCGCCGGTTCCACTACTCGAACCCCGGGTTCGCACTGCTCGGCGCGCTGGTCAGCCGGCTGCGCGGACAGCCGTGGGGCGAGGCGCTGCGCCAGGAGGTGCTGGCGCCTCTCGACCTCACCCGGACCGCACCGTCACCTCAGGCCCCGCACGCCGGCGGCTTCGCGGTGCACCCGTGGGCCGACGTGATGCTGCCCGAGCCGTTGGAGGACACCGGGGTGATGGCGCCCGCGGGTCAGCTCTGGTCGACCGCCGCCGACCTCTCCCGCTGGGCGGCGTTCCTGGCCCGGGGGGCCGGCGGTGTCCTGGGCGCCGGCACCCTCGCCGAGATGCGCCGGCCCGCGTCGGAACCGGACGAGGCCGACGACTGGACCGGCTCGTACGGGCTCGGCCTGGAACTGCGACGGCAGGACGGCCAGGTGCTCTACGGCCACACCGGCTCGATGCCGGGATTCCTCGCGGCGCTCTGGGTGAGCGAACGAGACGACGTCGCCGCCGTCGTCCTGGCGAACGCCACCTCCGGACCGGCGGTCCCGCTGATCGCCGCCGACCTGATCCAGATCGTGGCCGAGCACGAACCGCGCATCCCGGACCCGTGGCGCCCGCTGCCGACCCCCGATCCAGAGCTGCTGGCGCTCACCGGCCTGTGGCACTGGGGACCGGCACCGCACCTGCTGCACCTGCGCGCCGACCGCGGGCTGGAACTCGTCCCGTATGGCGCGACCGGCCGCGGTGCCCGCTTCCGGGCTGAGGCGAACGGCACCTGGACCGGCCTCGACGGCTACTACGCGGGCGAGACGCTGCGTGTCGTCCGGGCGCCCGACGGCACCGCCAGACACCTGGACATCGGCAGCTTCGTGTTCACCCGCACGCCGTACGACCCGACCACCGACCTCCCCGGCGGCCTCGCCCCACAAGGCTGGCAGACCTACTGA
- a CDS encoding helix-turn-helix domain-containing protein, giving the protein MVPPDAASLPGSALGDQLRHWRGLRRFSQLDLASAAGSTPRYVSFVESGRARPSRQMIERLARTLDIPLRDRNLLLLAGGYAPSYAHEPLDSPRLRQVGAALAAMLDQHDPLPAVIMNRSWDVLRANQGAQLLFGRLCAPEPVPEPANVLRLVIEPGPVRRAIRNWNSVVPHLLERARREAVGGVLDDRTAELVRGLRARPGVASLLAAPESGLEAAPVVDVQFEVDGTPLNLFSVVSTIGTPIDITAQELRLESFFPSDDATRENWSRLRAASWV; this is encoded by the coding sequence ATGGTGCCGCCGGATGCCGCCTCGTTGCCCGGTTCGGCGCTCGGCGATCAGCTGCGCCACTGGCGGGGCCTCCGCCGGTTCAGCCAGCTGGATCTGGCGTCCGCCGCCGGGAGCACGCCCCGCTACGTGAGCTTCGTCGAGAGCGGCCGGGCCCGGCCAAGCCGCCAGATGATCGAGCGGTTGGCTCGTACGCTCGACATCCCGCTGCGCGACCGCAATCTTCTGCTGCTGGCCGGTGGCTACGCGCCGTCGTACGCCCATGAGCCGCTGGACAGCCCGCGGCTGCGCCAGGTCGGCGCGGCACTGGCGGCGATGCTCGACCAGCACGATCCGCTGCCTGCTGTGATCATGAACCGGAGCTGGGACGTGCTGCGGGCCAACCAGGGTGCCCAGCTGTTGTTCGGGCGGTTGTGCGCGCCTGAACCGGTGCCGGAGCCGGCCAACGTGCTTCGACTGGTCATCGAACCTGGCCCGGTCCGGCGGGCGATCCGAAACTGGAACAGCGTCGTCCCGCACCTGTTGGAACGGGCGCGTCGCGAGGCCGTGGGCGGAGTGCTGGATGACCGAACCGCCGAACTGGTGCGCGGGCTGCGGGCCAGGCCCGGCGTCGCCTCGCTGCTCGCCGCCCCGGAGTCGGGCCTGGAAGCGGCGCCCGTGGTCGACGTGCAGTTCGAGGTGGACGGCACACCGCTCAACCTGTTCTCCGTGGTGTCCACGATCGGCACGCCGATCGACATCACCGCGCAGGAGCTCCGGCTGGAGTCGTTCTTCCCCAGCGATGATGCGACCCGCGAGAACTGGTCGCGCCTGCGTGCCGCCAGCTGGGTCTGA
- a CDS encoding HIT family protein yields the protein MDDGKPPGAGCFSCTQNAAEPATLPPRERILVGDGWRVAHAFTSAIPGWLVVVARRHVLSLADLTAAEAAELGLVTRRLSVALTAALDCQKIYVACFSEAVGFEHLHVHVIPRAPDLSPDERGPAVFAQLRAPERRWVPAAEMDRLATLLAGHLPDS from the coding sequence GTGGATGACGGGAAGCCGCCCGGAGCCGGCTGTTTTTCCTGCACGCAGAACGCGGCCGAGCCGGCGACGCTCCCACCCAGGGAGCGGATCCTTGTCGGTGACGGTTGGCGGGTGGCACACGCGTTCACGTCGGCCATACCCGGCTGGCTGGTGGTCGTCGCCCGTCGCCACGTCCTGTCGCTGGCGGACCTCACCGCCGCGGAGGCGGCGGAGCTCGGACTGGTGACCCGGCGGCTGAGCGTCGCGCTCACCGCGGCCCTCGACTGTCAGAAGATCTACGTCGCCTGCTTCTCCGAGGCGGTGGGCTTCGAGCATCTGCACGTCCACGTCATCCCGCGGGCCCCGGACCTTTCCCCGGACGAGCGCGGTCCGGCCGTGTTCGCCCAGCTGCGTGCACCCGAGCGACGCTGGGTCCCCGCCGCCGAGATGGACCGCCTCGCCACCCTGCTGGCCGGCCACCTCCCGGATTCCTGA